One Glycine max cultivar Williams 82 chromosome 8, Glycine_max_v4.0, whole genome shotgun sequence genomic window, ATTTACCCGAACGTTGTCTCTCATCACTACAATCACAGCCACAGCCACCCATGTCCAACAACAACAAGTCTTTCAAGATCTCTCGAACCTTCCAGAAACTCCTTCGATTTGTTTTCAAGTCCAGCAACAAATTAAGGATTTCTAGCACCCGTAATACTACTAGTAACAATATTAGTACTTTCCAAGTGGCAGAGAAATATGCCAATGACCGTTTATACGTTGTTTATGATAAATCTGAACCGGTTCTCTCCACAATTCCCGAACTTCCAGAGTTTGAGGTGGGTGTGCTTTCGCCGGATATCACTTCCTTCGTCAGAAAGTCGTCGTCGGAGCGGTTTATGGCCACCACTGCTATCGGTATTTCGTGTGCTTAACACAATTGCCTCAGTCTTTAGAtgatgataattattattatttcactgTCATAACGTAGAAATTAGCGTATGTGTATAGTTGGTTTATGCTTTTGTTATAAGTTTCAAATTGGATGATTCACGATGTAAttgtttaacttttattttacaaGGCAGCGTTGAATCCTGGGATCGCGTACAACTTGGACGTTTATGtgaattatcattattattaataaaagcgAAAAAGATTTATAAGCGTACACTATAATTAGGATTCGAAGTCAACTACCTAGGAGACGCGTTTATTAAGTGTTTATACACATGCGCCtgcaaaagaattcaaaatcaaaaagtTGTTAGtttgtcattttgtttttttttttcctaaaggTAGTTGATTTGAGAGAGTaatcttcatatttttataatggCAATAGTTAGTGTtaagaaattgaatttatgaTTTTCGTACGAATGGTATTAGCTGAAAGCAAACCTGCcgcaaatagaatttttttatactgattACTGATTagtatatgttttattaaagAATGCATTATCTTCTtagatgtttttattaaattaagaatgaactgtgttattaatttatttatgaaatattttaaatgtatatCCCATTTTGCAATGTATGTAGGTAAAAcctaaaagaaagagaaagagagactaGGCatcaaaaaaagagaaagagagacaaaatTTTCAGGGCTGGAAAAAGGgcaaaattcatatatttttaaaagtttgagaattaaatttatcaatttgaaAGTATATGAACCAAAATCAAGTTTGGTTAAGAGTTtagggaggaaaaaaaaaacatattttttctaaaaaaagtaaACTAAAAAGGTGTGTTATTacttttcacaaaatcttttttaaatgtGTTCGTGAATGAATTACATTATTGAAATATGCAAGCAATATCGGATTTTACATTTAAACccgaaaaagatgaaaatcaatgtGCAGCATGGGCCCTTGTGGCTTTGTCAATGGGACccttaacaattataaaaactGGACCCAGAAAGCAATAGCACATGCATGCTAATTTTATGAAGAAAGATAAGGTGTGCCAATCAAGGGAGTCCGGTCCATCTTGTTGTAGGTTgaatcaaatattcaaatgtgAGTTAATTTACAACAAGTCAAACAAAACTCGAAAACTGCCAATATTTAATGTAGTTTCCGGATTTGGAGTAGTATTTTGATTGCCCCGttagtttacattttatttaattaaaaaactaaaataatgatttatttgattaatttatatttaagcaACTTtctaaatcaatatttatattgtaagcaaattagtaattataatattttagatttgCAGCATGTAATCTAATCAACCAGCATTCTAAATAATTGTAACCTTTTTCAAATGAAGGATAGCCCAATAGAGCAGTTAGTAAATGGGCCAGCCCGTTTGGAAGTTGAACGGTCCCAATGTTGCATGCATCAAGCAGAAGCAAGAGATGATGAGATAGAATAGAAGAGAGTTGAGTTTGAGTGAACAAGCCTTCCCCTCGTGTCCCTCCAACAACAAGATTTCTGCATCATCATTGACTCCCAGAGCATCGCTCCTCAGCTCTTCGCCTTTTCCTTGTTTCCCTACATGGGATTCTTGTACTTCATTACCAAGTCCAAGACTGCTCCAAACCTCACCATCTTCGGCTTCTCCTTTTGGTTGCCTTTGTTGGAGCCACTAGTCACTCTCTCTATCTCTTTGCtccatttatttttatcacttGCTTTAACTTATAAACGTTGCTGATTTTCTGTGTTTTGAACCTTGTACAATTAAACAGTACCAGCTGGAATTTATGGTGAGTTAATTTGTTGAAAAtgatgtttaatttgatgataaatttaaagaagATGGATGGatgtttgatttttgtttttatgttacACAGCGAAGGTGCATTATGGGACTTCTTTGTCCAACGTGGTGGGGCTGAGTCACTCCTCACTCTCACTAACTTGTTCATTGTCTTGGGTCTCAGAGAGGCTCTCAGAAAAGCTCAAAATTCACAAGATCAAAATGCTTCCACTCCTAACTCAGTCTTGGACGAgtagaacaacaacaacaagaatcCTAGGATGCAGATTTCATGTTACAAGCCATTCTATTGTCACTTTGTCACTATCattatatatttgtatcatTTCAGGCTCTGGGGCTGCTGTAAATAAATATGGATATTTGTGTAACTAAGTCATCAATTGGAATGAAATTACAGAGTTTTGGCCAGCGTATCCAATTTtgatgtgtaattttttatctGCTCCCTTTAATGCCCTTCTACTAAAGACGTGTCTTGTAGGTTGTACCAATGCAAATTTGCAGaaactattttatttgaaagtGCATACTGCTAATTGCTAACACGGAGCCAAAATTGCAATTCTGATATTGACTACAAGGACGTTCATAAGTGCTGCAGTTGCTCATTCTTTATTCTACAATTCTACTGCTGTCTGAAATTGTCCCGTTTTATGAAGACTACATTCTTATAGTATTCCATTTATAGTGCAATCAGCACAAAAATCCTGGGGTATTGAAAGGGAAATTTGGATCAATTTCCACCGGAtcaagtgagaaattgaaatcagGAATTGGAGAATTGGTTGCTGATGTGTTGGTGGAAATGATCTCATTGATATCGGATTTCGAATGTGACCTGTTGTAGATCCCATCAAACTCATTCATCTGGAAAGTTGGAGATGGGAAATAATTTGATTCTGGTGTTGTTGGGGATAACAGGTGTGTTTGGTATAGGTCGCTTAAGAAGGAGTCATTCTCCAGGGCCAAAGGAATCAAGCTGTGGTTGTCTTGTTTCATGCATCCAAATGAAGTGGAAGGGAAAGTGAAAGCATATGCCATATCTCCATTGTCCAGATTATCTGTGTTGACAGACAAGATACTTCTGAACTTTGCAAGGCTTTCTTGTGATGCCTGTGCATGGTGAATGTCAATGTTATGACTGTGTGCTGGTTTCTCATGTTTTTCTGGTGACTTGGGTGGCAGAACGGCATTGTTTCCCTGAGAACAGGTATGATTTCCTCTGTAAGTTATGTCAAACATTGTGGGATCTTCATCTGATCTCTGCACTTGCTTTGTTGCCCAACAGCCCTGAGTGCTGCGGAAGGTGCACCTATAGTAACTTCTGCAAATTGTCACAATGAGTCGTTAATTAGAAGCTGGCCAAGGTGAAGGCAATTTTATCCTTAAGAAAACTTGTAATTCTTTTTAAAGCAGGACCGAGGGAAGTTCTCTCACCTGGGATATTTGGCTCCAAGGATGTCTTTCTGACCATATTTTCTCCAGTTGTAACCATCTTCATGTGGTCCTTCAAGACCACTCTCACAGCTCACTCTTACACGATCCATCCATTTGGGCGTTATCTTTCTGAAAgcaattaaaaaagaaacacaaatacAAGTTAGGAGCTATAGTATAACCAGTTACCAGACATAGCTGATGTTTATGTGCCAGGAAACAGCTACCAAGTCTGTTCAGTAATATTCaccttttctttgaattatgGTGATCCTTGATGGCCCCATGAACGTCCTCGCGCAGAGGACTTCCATGGACAGATAATGGGGACTCGGGTAGCAAAGTTGGTGTTGCTTGATTCATGCCCTGCAACTCGGAAGTTGATGCATTGCTGCATCTTAGAATCAGTAGAGCCTTTTCGTAAGAAGATAATATCCTCTGCAGAAGCAGATCTCTTGTGTCAACTGAATACGGCAACTTCAAGTCAGCCTTCAACTTCCTTGCTACCTCCATCCCCTGAATTAGCTCATTGATGAGTGTGTTCCGCTCCCAGCTCAAGTCACTCTCCATTTTTGTCTTGTTTTATAATATTGCCAAAATGGTCGTAGATGATGCTCTTCTCTGGAAGCAATAGTTTCGTTTTCTGCTGAAGAAAATTACGAGAACCTTGGAGTGGTGAGGTATAGTAAACAATGAACATGGACTTAGCCAGAACGAGACTTGAAATTTCAAATGGATTTCTTAGGATTGAGTGGTTTGTGGTAGAAGAGAGCGAATTAGGCTAGTGAAAGGTAAGGTGTGTTTTTTGCTGAATGAAGGCCATGTATTTAAAGGGTGGCAAATGAGGAGTTAGTGTTGGAGGGTTGAAAGTCCAAGTTTGACTGAGATGTGCGAGTTTTTCAGCTAAGACCGGTATTTGATGAGTGAATAGTGTGATGAATAAGAAAGCTGACCGAGTCCACTTCAAATGATAGGGTCCATGATCCTGCGAGGCATCATTTAATTTGAAGGCTTCAAATGAATTTTCAAACCTCACTCCGCGTGATCGCTTTGGTCCCttaagagaaagagaaaccAAGAAACATAGAAGACTGCTTACGTGACATTGTTCTTTTCATCTACCCAATTTCTTCGTTCATCTTCGCCTAAGTGGCCAAgtcaacttaaaataaatagatagtTCCATGCTCTCTACTGTTTCTCACCTTGGAGGGTTGTCGCCTTCTGCACTCTTCATATCTGAGGAAAGTTAAGTCTGAAAAACAACATTTGACGGATGAGTTATTTTAACTgacatttaatttcttttaaatactACTAAAACAATACTGTCTTTAGAAGTGTGTTAGTACACATATACACaccacaataaataaataaagcacTCTGATTTATTCATGAACTGTATTattattctcttaaaaaattaattgtattattattGAACTCATTGACTTGtattataattactttaaaaaattatatcatgagCATTAATTAATAGATAGAGTAAATTTTTATTCGGATtatgtatcaaaattaaactctcgCTATATACGATTTGACATAAATAATGGTAAAATGAGTAACCTTTGAtgagaaaattaattgtttatatGAATTATTCACTGTAAGAAGGAGTCTAGTATATAGGGAGGAAGTGGGAGATTTCTCTTTACATACAGTACTCTAGTTCTCTTAGTTGTGTTAACCCTTTTGAGTGCTCTCCCAAAGagtttggtttttgtttttgtattaaaaaaacacaactatttGATTAATCAatatctaataatttaaaaatgactcAAATCATTTATGCTCTTATCTTAAAATTGGACAAGAATCTAAAACAGAGGTGACTGATCCAAATCTCTGTTATCATGTAAGTAGGCTTAAAGCATGGTGGATAATTAGTTAGCATGAATTTCAACTAAACGGAGAACGATTAACATAATTTAGTTCGAGTGCACTGcgtttcaagttttttttgggtatttaattttattgttaaattttcgAAACTTACTGCTGTTTTCACACCAAtgcctttttttatatatagccaatgcattatttctttctttgtgtTACCAAAAGTCAACATTTGAATGCTTCATTATAATTGTCTTCTTTGAATAAAAGGAGATATTTTAGCCGCCAAACTCATCATTGCTTTTCCACCTTGgctttacttttattttgaagGAAGAAACTTATATTATATCAAGATGGATAATAGGGTCAGTACAAGAGTTAGGATATCTTCGTCAgctatttctaaaattttatttaatataaaagccGCAGTTATGtacacatatcaaaatttgagCCATTGGAAACTGCCGGGGATCTCTACTCTCCACTTTAATATATACGTAGCTGTAGATGCATGATCCATCATCGTGATACACAATTAtgtaaaaaggaaagaaacttTATAATGCTAGTTATCACTAAGGTGGAAACCTATCACGAAAAAAGAAACACTAAGGTGGAAATAGATTAGACAATTTGGTACAGGTTGACAGTCTAATTTACATATGTTCTGATTTGGCTTAActtgtttattatataaaacCACTTTCTAAAAAGTATGATTaagtctgtaaaaaaaaaaggtttgtaCAAGTAGATTAGATTTAGACTTCatctttttaatgaaaatcagaCTTATCATAATCTAACTtgatttaacttaattttattcttatccAACAACATCGAATGATTAATATAAGAGTAATTACATCATGACTCGTCCATCTCATAAATTATAGTTGAGTATATCAACTCATTAAGTGTGTGCATGTTTggatgaatttgtaaataattttgaataaaattatttttaaaaaattggttttggttaaactttattttgaaattaacttatttatgttcatatatttttttgtaaaagcaatttcgttgtaattttttatttaacacaaAAGTTATTTTTCAACATTTTCAACCAAACTAAAGATATATTGGAAGCAAAAtctaacaataattaaaaaaatcgtgTCATCAATTTTGATATTTCCCTCGTTGCAAACGCAGATTCCAATATTCATTTCCTTTTATAAAGAATcagaaaatacaataaaaagaaaattttaaaatatattatggaTGCTCATCTCAATACTCTAGTCTATTTTGACGATCTTCTGAACGAAATTAATTTGGTATATATTCACTGGGCAAAaatgccaaaaataaaaaaagaaggtgATGACACTATAGAATATGATACAAAGATAATAGTGATATATACATATTCTTGGTTCCATTAAGAAAAAGGAGATTCCAAGTTTGTTGATTGATGGAACGGTAGTAAGTAGTAAGTCTCGTGTCTTATGAATGTCTTCCTATATATAAGGGCTTTCGTCTCAAACCTTGGAAACAAACTAAGCAACACACACACTTGAATTTATCAGCATGGCCTCCGTTCAGTGCCACAAAAGCTGCCAACAGAAAAGCCAGAACGCCTCGTTTGGGCAGAAGGTTTCAGACTTCTTCAAAGGGCATCGACATAATTAATAGCCACAGCTCCAATGATTCCACCAAAACCCACACCACACAAACCAAAGTGGTTTCCCAATCAGGGTCAAGCCACTTAACCACCAAAACTCGAACACAATGAATTGGGATAACTTCAATAACTGATCTAAATTTAGTTATACAACAACTAACAAATGACAACAGCTTTCCAAGTTGAAATTTTACTTTTGACTATATCTACAAGGTACTGAAAATCCTTAGGTCTTTCAATTTTATTCATAATGGAAACTCCAAAATATTTTCCTAAAAAGGGGAAAGTTTCCCTTAAAGCCAAATATGAAACCAAAAATATGCTTTGTGGTAGAGTTAACATTTTTAGACTACACTATTGTGTTTGTCTTTTagctttcaaaaattattttataaaattactttcaaaaactaatttttagacTATAGAAGTGATGGAAAATGTGAAAGTGTAAGGGAAAACATGaatagtaaaaatttaaaatagaaagctaaaacaacttaaaatatgttttgattttctGATTTTGTTGTCTTCTGGCCCAGAGATATCGTCGTGAGTTCACCCAAACTTAATGAGAAcatatcatcaaattaatctaaaatattttacattaacatGTGTCACAGTTAGAGAATGCAAAATAATCATACCCATAGTCGATAAATAACCAATGGAGTTGTAAACATATATCATGACTCAtacattaattactttaattttgttAGCTTTTCAACaatcgattttttttatataaatttatttacaagaaAGATCAAGCAAATAAGAGGCTTAGCTTCAATGTCAAAGTGATAAGAAGCCTAAAACAGAAAGATATGTTTAACGGCTTCTAATCAATAATGGAGATTATGATTCTAATAATACAAATAGAAAACTTACGGagtcatttttaattacaaagttTATAATTCTCAATATATTAGATGTATTTATAAACAACTTTTGAGATAACGAATACTTAACAgacgagagaaaaaaataatagccAATATGCCATGAGTTGTTCACCAGAAACAAAAATGCCATCTCGGCTTTCCatagcttttctttttcttaaattctTGGTCCACAAATTGAGTGGGAACTTAATCAGCATGTCTGTGCCATCTATGGTGCTAACGCCATGAAACTAGGTtctctcaatttattttttgatatgtTGTGGAAGGACGCAGAGAATAAGTTCCGTTTTCTGTTTCTTGATAAAATATGGTAAGACTACTTTTATTCAGACCATATTTCAAGAAAGCATAAttgaaattgttattttatttctccaCTACAGAGGGAGGGGAGGAGCCTCACCATGCCAATAAAAGGCCCTTAATAAGCTACCATGCATGCAGCTGCAAGGAAACAAACAAATCACAACTAAGCAACACAAACTATTGCAATGGCTTCTGTTCAGTGTGAGAAACCCAACACCACAGTTGAAGTTAGCCAACCAAAAAGCCATCACAAACCCAATACTGCAATTGAAGTATGCCAACCCAAAACCCAACACAGCTCGTTCGGCCAAAAATTATCTGAGATAACTAGCAAGGCTTTCAAAGGGCGTCATGGCAGCAACCAAAATCAACTTCAATACTATAGCCAAACTCAGGTTGAGTCCCAAGGCCACAATGGCACCAAAACAGAGGCTCACTACTATGGCCAAACTCAGACCcaaaatgacaaaaaacatgGGGTCTCCAAAACCCAGATCACAGTTACTGTCGTCCAAGCACAAATTACCCACACCGAGAAGAAGGACCCTTATCCTTATGATACCACTACAACATGCTTTGGGGCTCATGCAAAGAAGAATGGAGAGCTCAACAACAATAAGAAGGATATGAACTTGTTCCGGAGGATTAAGAATGGCTTATCCCGCCATAATAACAATGAAGGAGGCAACAGCAGCAGCAGTGATAGCGAAAGTGATGATGAGAAGTGCCCAAAGACAAAGGTAACTAAGGGCACTTATATGCACAGGAGTACaagtctatttttaaaaatcatcacaTGGAAacgaaaatattttacattaaatgCTTGCATGTTGGGTTAGAACaagattttgtttgtttcattgCTAAGTCTTGACTTCTCTGTTTACGTCTGCAGAAAGGAGGAAACTGCAAGCAGGACGCAACTAAGACAAAGCCAGTTTAACTGACGGAAAGAACATCGCCACAAAGTGTGTTTACgatttcatctgttcttgtacCCAAATAGTTGGGAAAAATAAATTCCAATATTTCACTTGGCTGTGAGTAtcttatgataaataatatattttgaagtttACCTACATTTACTGGTCTGTTCAACAACAGGATCTTATAGTACCTTTGTTGCCTAGTCTGTTTGGATTGAAGTTTGAAAAATTGTTTGAGtaaacttgattttgcaaaattgattttagttaaattttaagtgaaccaatttatgtttaggaaaatttatcatttaaaataacacTTTTAAAAGTACAATTGTTAATATGGGTgcataaatattgttttaagtTATAGAATAATATTCAATTATGaggatattttttatcaatgtaCCTCCAACTGGATTTTTCTTCACTGCAAAAGCAACAAGAATATTGTTTTTGCGGTGAGACAACAGAACCTTGGTTTTCACTTTTcatgcaaaatcaattttgctccaaaattacttataaaacttcgtaccccattgcccggaggctcttcgctatgcgaaggtatgggggagggatgttgtacgcggccttacccttgcatatgcaaagagactgTTTCCGGATTTGAACCCATGAAACAAATTTCAAAGCACGGTCATGGCGTGAATTGTGATTCTCTAAGATGAAAATGCCTATCCAAACTGGCGCAAACACTGATATATAAAACTGCATTTAGTTAAACTAACAGTCATCGCcatatgttaatcaattctgtCAGCAAGGAATTAATATATGTCTATTCCACTAAAAATCCCCAAAAGTATAGTTACCGCCTGCCAACAAGGCCAAGATTAACACCATGCAAGATACAACAATTCTTATATACAAACCTTGATACGCTAAAGAATTCAGGGGCATTTTTCATCCTTCAAGAGACCTGGAAATGAAAGCAGCAATAGCCAGCACAGCAACATCTTCAACTTCATCTTGGGTGGAATTGTTTGCTTGCAGGTGCTTCTTACCAATCTTGAAAGAGTGGTCACCACCATCGATGACATGCAGCTCATTGGGTGCTTTCATCTTCTTCCGAGTGGTTTCTAACTTCTCAAGTGGACAGAGACCATCCTTGCTGCCCTGCGCAAGACACACATAAACAAACACAAGGATAGAATTAAACACATAACACAAGCAATTTATGTGTTATTACCCATACTGATAGAATATGAAAAATTTGACAGGTCATTCAATATATCAAGAGTATGAAACGGCAGAATTGTGACTATAAGACTATACCTGCAATACCACAATGGTTAATGacaaattagaaaagaaaaaactaccTGTACAAACATTGTAGGAACTGTTAGCTGTAACAGTGTTTCATCTCTAACTGCACCATTGCTTCCCTGCAATATTGGCAACTAAAAGAATGTGATtcttagttatttaaaatttgtactTTAGTTGTAATGACATCTCTGTTTTACCAAAACACTCACAGGAAACCAATGCACCAAATATAATGTCTTAAATGTTGCATGCCAACAATGCTCAAACAGAAAACTGAGCATCACAAGTGCAGATGATACAGCCAGCCAGGAAGgaatgaaaaggaaaatattcAAAGGAGTGGCATAATAAAGTGGATTATTGGATTAAGATGATTagtatcaaaattattattggaTTCAGAGCTCCACACTAATTTATATTTCTCCTCATCaattttgtataaattctttcCAAGGACGACAACTTCATCAACTAAGTGGGCAAATTAAGATGGCCAGCGGAAGGCCAAAATAACAAAGGAAGCAAAATGCTTAAGAAGGGAGCACATTTAAAAAAGACTAGAAATTTGTGATTAAACTATAATCACTAACAAAAGGGATAAGTGGCTTTTGAATTatcgagaaaataaaaattaggcaAGGAGTATAGTATACCCTATGATAGGCAAATAGTTGGAAATCTTCTTCAGTACACCTACTACCCCAAGGTAAaaggagcaaaaaaaaaaacatatgcaaTCAGTTTATCCCGTAGTTCAAAGATTGGCATGAAAATCAAACCTTTAATGGGTAGCCCAAGCATACTACAGCAGAAACATTAATGTCTTTCATGCTAGCCACCATGCAGCCAACTCTACAACAAAATAAACGCAAGATACATCATGTCATAAATATCTTGATACTAATAAACTGAATTAGGGCTTCCTCAGCGCAACATACATATGACCTGTTAGAATATCCAGAATATATTATAGAATATCTCTTATGATTAGTTTCCTTAATTTTTCTAGTTTTCATATTCCCTGATATATCATGATTTGTATCATTATTTGGTTAGGATTGATTACAACAAATAAGGCTTAGTGCTTTAGATTTTATGAACAACACCATCACATTGTAGCACATTACAGTACTCAAGTACATATTATCCAAAGTCTCTATTATCACCTTTGCCTCCTCAATTCATAAAACCCATAATTCCAACATatccaaatattaaaaaaaaaaaaggaatgccTACCTTGAACCCATTGATTTGCCTGCAAGTATCAGGGGATGACCAGGGTACTTAGTTGCAGTTTCCTTGACAAAATTTGAGTGAAACTCCACCAGTTTTTCCGCCTTAGGAGGGGCCTTCTTTTTCGCAGACATGTCTAGCGAATGACAAACCCATTAAATTCACTTCCGAGTTAAAACAACACAATTATCTCGAGGTTCACACAACTAGAGATCatgtactttttaaaaaataaaatgaaaatgaaaaatggaaTACAAGGGATATAGTTAGAAACAAACTCACAAGGATAGTCAAAAGTGACAACATCGACAGCGCGCAGTGCCTCCTTTATCATGTTCTtccatctataaaaaaataaaaaatagagacaATGAAGCCTATAACAAGATTTAACCCATTttgtagttttaaaataaaatccatgtAATTGTATGGATATTACCTTTGCATCCAATCAGAAGAGGAAGGAGCACCGGCACCGTGAGCGAAGATCACAACCGGTGACAACGTTGAAGCTTCAGTCTCGCCGTCTTTGCTCTCACGACGCCGTTTTGCAGGTGGTAACGAATCCATGCCTTCGGAATAGAGAAACCCCCCAATCAAAACCCTATCCCGCTAAATTTCGCTGCACACActattaaattctaattttcGCGCCAAATGTAGGGACAGACATGAGAATGCATTGTTCACCTTCTCTTTTTGgaatttggaattttttttaacaatataaaatcaatttaaattaactatattaaacatgtacattaaaaacatattaaaatgtCCTATCATTTGAAATCGGAttgattcaaatttattataattttctatcatattttttttaagtattaaaaTTAAGACGAGTTTAGGGTGAGAAAGGCAAACATGTTCCTCACCatggatattttttaaaaaaccgttagatttttttagttctcATGATGGcttaaatgttttttcttttttcctttactttaagcacttttttttaagagtttcaAAATTACATGTGATTGGTAAATAactgttttttctcttttcatta contains:
- the LOC100779644 gene encoding uncharacterized protein, with the translated sequence MEKSREEKLSQVWDCGSTLYDSYELNSFKRQLNTAIANSPSNRRTLSMSHLPERCLSSLQSQPQPPMSNNNKSFKISRTFQKLLRFVFKSSNKLRISSTRNTTSNNISTFQVAEKYANDRLYVVYDKSEPVLSTIPELPEFEVGVLSPDITSFVRKSSSERFMATTAIGISCA
- the LOC100527322 gene encoding putative alpha/beta hydrolase, whose translation is MDSLPPAKRRRESKDGETEASTLSPVVIFAHGAGAPSSSDWMQRWKNMIKEALRAVDVVTFDYPYMSAKKKAPPKAEKLVEFHSNFVKETATKYPGHPLILAGKSMGSRVGCMVASMKDINVSAVVCLGYPLKGSNGAVRDETLLQLTVPTMFVQGSKDGLCPLEKLETTRKKMKAPNELHVIDGGDHSFKIGKKHLQANNSTQDEVEDVAVLAIAAFISRSLEG
- the WRKY46 gene encoding WRKY transcription factor 46, which produces MESDLSWERNTLINELIQGMEVARKLKADLKLPYSVDTRDLLLQRILSSYEKALLILRCSNASTSELQGMNQATPTLLPESPLSVHGSPLREDVHGAIKDHHNSKKRKITPKWMDRVRVSCESGLEGPHEDGYNWRKYGQKDILGAKYPRSYYRCTFRSTQGCWATKQVQRSDEDPTMFDITYRGNHTCSQGNNAVLPPKSPEKHEKPAHSHNIDIHHAQASQESLAKFRSILSVNTDNLDNGDMAYAFTFPSTSFGCMKQDNHSLIPLALENDSFLSDLYQTHLLSPTTPESNYFPSPTFQMNEFDGIYNRSHSKSDINEIISTNTSATNSPIPDFNFSLDPVEIDPNFPFNTPGFLC
- the LOC100798226 gene encoding uncharacterized protein; amino-acid sequence: MASVQCEKPNTTVEVSQPKSHHKPNTAIEVCQPKTQHSSFGQKLSEITSKAFKGRHGSNQNQLQYYSQTQVESQGHNGTKTEAHYYGQTQTQNDKKHGVSKTQITVTVVQAQITHTEKKDPYPYDTTTTCFGAHAKKNGELNNNKKDMNLFRRIKNGLSRHNNNEGGNSSSSDSESDDEKCPKTKKGGNCKQDATKTKPV
- the LOC100527322 gene encoding putative alpha/beta hydrolase isoform X1; translated protein: MDSLPPAKRRRESKDGETEASTLSPVVIFAHGAGAPSSSDWMQRWKNMIKEALRAVDVVTFDYPYMSAKKKAPPKAEKLVEFHSNFVKETATKYPGHPLILAGKSMGSRVGCMVASMKDINVSAVVCLGYPLKLPILQGSNGAVRDETLLQLTVPTMFVQGSKDGLCPLEKLETTRKKMKAPNELHVIDGGDHSFKIGKKHLQANNSTQDEVEDVAVLAIAAFISRSLEG